Genomic window (Chryseobacterium bernardetii):
AAGCCTCATATTCTGGAACATGCTTTTGATGCAGATTTTTCTATTGTAAAAGCCTGGAAAGGAGATTATGCAGGAAATCTTATTTTCAAAGGGTCTGCCAGAAACTTTAACCACCCGATGGCAGGGGCAGGAAAAATTACCATTGCTGAGGTAGAAGAATTGGTAGAACCGGGAGAATTAGATCCTAATGAGATTCATATTCCGGGTATTATGGTTCAGAGAATTTTCCAGGGTGAAAAATTCGAAAAGAGAATCGAGCAAAGAACGGTTAGAACCAGAGAATAATTTCTGAAGAATACAGTTATTGAGAATAAAAAAGCGCTGAAAATGTTCAGCGCTTTCTTTATGAAGTAACCTAACTCTTAAAAATATAGAGGTAAATCGTATTATTATTTTATGATTGTGGAATAGTGGTTTTCCTTTCTCCAATCTGCTGTCTCCACATGGCATAATAAAGCCCTTTTTCAGCAATAAGATGATCATGGGAACCTGTTTCTACAATTTGTCCGCGTTCCAATACATAGATTTTGTCTGCGTGCATTATCGTGCTTAATCGGTGGGCGATCAAAACCGTAATCTGTTCTCTTTCCTCTGAAATGTTTTTTATGGTAGAAGTAATTTCTTCCTCGGTAATGCTGTCTAAAGCAGAAGTAGCTTCATCAAAAATCAACAGATGAGGTTTTCTTAAAAGTGCTCTGGCAATGGCAATTCTTTGCTTTTCACCACCGCTTAATTTCAGCCCGCCTTCCCCAATAACGGTATCAATACCTTTTTCAGCTCTTTCCAGTAAGGCTGTACAGCTCGATTTCTGCAAAGCCATAGCAAGTTCCTGTTCAGTAGCTTTAGGGTTTACAAAGAGAAGATTTTCTTTGATCGTTCCCGCAAAAAGCTGAGTATCCTGGGTAACAAAACCAATCTGATTTCTCAGTTCATCAAAATCAAATTCCTTTCCGTTAATGCCATTATAAAAAATATTCCCTTCCTGAGGTCTGTAGAGCCCAACCAATAACTTTACCAGTGTGCTTTTGCCAGATCCGCTTGGTCCCACAAAAGCAATGGTTTCCCCATTTTTAACATCAAAAGAAATATTATTCAATGCTTTATACTGTGCCGACTGGTGTTTGAAAGAAACATGTTTGAATTCCAATTCTTCAATTTCACCAATTTGTTTCGGATGAAGAGGTTTTTCCTCCACTTCTTTTTTCATTAAACGGTCAAAATTCTGAAGGGAGGCTTCTGCTTCCCGGTAAGAGATAATAATGTTCCCGATCTCCTGCATAGGCCCGAAAATAAAGAACCCATAAAACATAAGGGAAAGATATTGTCCTGGCGTAACAATATTTTTAAAGATCAGGTACAAAAGCGTAAGGGTAATCATCTGTTGAAGAAAATTCACCATCGTTCCCTGGATAAAGCTTAAAGAACGGATGCTTTTTACCTTTCTGAGTTCAAGTCCCAGTATTTTATACGTATTGTTGTTCAGACGGATCACTTCCTGGTTCGTTAAGCCTAAACTCTTAACGATTTCTATATTTCTGAGGCTTTCTGTTGT
Coding sequences:
- a CDS encoding ABC transporter ATP-binding protein — translated: MKILLRYLKPYQWLIIISLLLATINQVFSLFAPAITGNILDQLVTHPNFFDKEKLLPRNIDEYLYGTSVYHGAFYFLGLLIGTAMVSRIAKAFQDYVVSVITQKFGAKIFTDGLKHSMALPYQEFEDQRSGETLSILTKVREDSVKFITNFINIFFGILVSIIFVSVYAIRLHWSIMPVYICGIFLIAFITNLLSKRIKVIQKNIVSETTALAGSTTESLRNIEIVKSLGLTNQEVIRLNNNTYKILGLELRKVKSIRSLSFIQGTMVNFLQQMITLTLLYLIFKNIVTPGQYLSLMFYGFFIFGPMQEIGNIIISYREAEASLQNFDRLMKKEVEEKPLHPKQIGEIEELEFKHVSFKHQSAQYKALNNISFDVKNGETIAFVGPSGSGKSTLVKLLVGLYRPQEGNIFYNGINGKEFDFDELRNQIGFVTQDTQLFAGTIKENLLFVNPKATEQELAMALQKSSCTALLERAEKGIDTVIGEGGLKLSGGEKQRIAIARALLRKPHLLIFDEATSALDSITEEEITSTIKNISEEREQITVLIAHRLSTIMHADKIYVLERGQIVETGSHDHLIAEKGLYYAMWRQQIGERKTTIPQS